One part of the Rutidosis leptorrhynchoides isolate AG116_Rl617_1_P2 chromosome 1, CSIRO_AGI_Rlap_v1, whole genome shotgun sequence genome encodes these proteins:
- the LOC139885661 gene encoding DNA polymerase zeta catalytic subunit-like produces MEDSQANSKIFSVRIVSIDYYMSPPIPDLDFCYSSFQGGKVNEVPVIRVYGSTPAGQKTCLHIHRALPYLYVPCSDIVDQPDLEGDACVRVISLALEKALKLKGSAGSKRQHVHGCSLVRARRFYGYDGSEQLYAKLYLYHPQDVSRAANLLLSGSVLEKSLQPHESHIPYLLQFLVDYNLQGMGHLHVSNMKFRHPVPHVFTKRKANDYAQHKQQMDKFSKATNSQADSSDDVCLVSPVWLSSTIPDTWIWNFPSQNFENNFVKRQSVCELEGDAAIDG; encoded by the exons ATGGAAGATTCGCAAGCTAATTCGAAAATTTTCAGTGTTCGAATAGTATCAATTGATTACTACATGTCTCCCCCAATTCCAGACCTTGATTTCTGTTACAGTAGTTTTCAAG GTGGAAAGGTGAATGAGGTTCCTGTGATCAGGGTATACGGGTCAACTCCAGCGGGTCAGAAGACTTGTTTGCATATTCATCGA GCTTTACCGTATTTATACGTTCCTTGTTCAGATATAGTAGATCAACCAGATCTGGAAG GGGATGCTTGTGTGCGAGTGATTTCTCTTGCTCTTGAGAAGGCATTGAAG CTAAAAGGTAGTGCTGGTTCAAAACGTCAGCATGTACATGGTTGCAGTCTTGTCCGTGCAAGAAGGTTTTATGGTTATGATGGATCTGAGCAACTATATGCGAAGCTTTACCT ATATCATCCACAAGATGTTTCTCGGGCAGCAAACCTTCTTCTG AGTGGTTCAGTCCTTGAGAAAAGTTTGCAGCCTCATGAATCACATATTCCATATCTTCTCCAGTTCCTG GTTGATTATAACTTGCAAGGAATGGGCCACCTACATGTATCAAATATGAAATTCCGGCATCCAGTACCACATGTTTTCACCAAGAGGAAGGCTAATGATTATGCACAACATAAACAACAAATGGATAAATTTTCCAAGGCTACTAATTCACAG GCAGATTCAAGTGATGATGTATGTCTAGTATCTCCCGTTTGGCTGTCATCTACTATTCCCGACACTTGGATTTGGAACTTTCCTAGTCAAAATTTCGAGAATAACTTTGTTAAACGTCAGAGTGTTTGTGAACTTGAGGGAGATGCTGCTATTGATGGTTAA